A window of the Oryzias melastigma strain HK-1 linkage group LG11, ASM292280v2, whole genome shotgun sequence genome harbors these coding sequences:
- the tmem200b gene encoding transmembrane protein 200A, translating to MKTKKDQRGATPTTPSRRGRPLNLLRSRRKKDGVIKGKLRMRSLPGAFLVLGIMVVAVGTALAVASYWPYGLSKPSVMGPTEEDCLSETQDSGWSLGAKGLLSPGNFFYTERMKMLGPIIIGVGLFILICANTVLYENRDRETQMLLAQMRNVICSVSAAVPSAGLRDMAAANSMAKHYQCVSSLPAAHLSLCVQHLASSEPLLQTRGSTVGAVLQAEAFHHRETESPPSLHSSSSDSWNTSQTKCNPKALPGRSVNLQAAPLPNCDVCLVSTTSMSTLECDGVDISAVQPRRCHSMSCRTNPYRALARLPPLPVPLQQLEMSKAESGSLVCVTIPEEAQTHSSWPRLNLGSGRRYLKLENKEDSVERLLDQQCSSWDKSFGSGPFQ from the coding sequence atgaagacaaaaaaggaCCAAAGAGGAGCCACGCCAACCACCCCGTCTCGCAGGGGGAGACCTCTCAATCTTTTGCGGAGCAGAAGAAAGAAGGATGGGGTGATTAAAGGGAAGCTGCGTATGCGTTCCTTGCCTGGAGCGTTCCTAGTGCTCGGGATCATGGTGGTGGCTGTTGGAACTGCCCTGGCTGTTGCCAGCTACTGGCCCTACGGCTTATCTAAACCGTCAGTGATGGGGCCCACGGAGGAGGACTGCCTGTCTGAGACACAGGATTCTGGTTGGAGTCTGGGGGCCAAGGGGCTGTTGTCGCCAGGCAACTTCTTCTACACTGAGCGCATGAAGATGCTGGGGCCTATCATCATCGGGGTGGGGCTTTTCATCCTCATCTGCGCCAACACCGTCCTGTATGAGAACAGGGACAGGGAGACTCAGATGCTCCTGGCTCAGATGCGCAACGTCATCTGCTCCGTTTCTGCAGCCGTGCCTTCAGCTGGCCTCAGGGATATGGCGGCGGCCAACTCTATGGCCAAACATTATCAGTGTGTGAGCAGTCTGCCGGCCGCTCACCTCAGCCTCTGTGTGCAGCATCTGGCCAGCTCTGAGCCGCTGCTGCAAACCAGAGGCTCCACAGTTGGAGCTGTTTTGCAGGCCGAAGCTTTTCATCACCGTGAGACGGAATCTCCTCCATCCCTCCACTCCTCCAGTTCAGACTCGTGGAATACCAGTCAGACCAAATGTAACCCCAAGGCGCTTCCTGGACGGAGCGTCAACCTGCAAGCTGCCCCGCTCCCCAACTGCGACGTTTGCCTCGTCTCCACCACCTCCATGTCTACGTTGGAGTGTGACGGGGTGGATATCTCAGCCGTCCAGCCCAGGCGCTGCCACAGCATGAGCTGCAGGACTAACCCTTACAGAGCCCTCGCCAGACTGCCCCCACTGCCGGTTCCACTGCAACAGCTGGAGATGAGCAAAGCAGAAAGCGGTTCTCTGGTTTGTGTGACCATCCCGGAGGAGGCTCAAACCCACAGCAGCTGGCCTCGTCTGAACCTTGGAAGTGGGAGACGATACTTGAAACTGGAGAACAAGGAGGACTCCGTGGAAAGGCTGCTAGATCAACAGTGTTCTTCCTGGGATAAGAGCTTCGGCTCTGGACCCTTCCAGTAA